TATTGTTGAAAGATATCTCTCAGACTATCTAGGAGGCTGGAACATGGTTGTCACAGGTATTCTATTTATAGTAATTATGATGCTCTTACCGATGGGCATAACACCCTATTTACAGGCAGCCTGGAACAAGATCTATATAACGATGCGCCTCCTTACTAAGATAGGTATTGCAAAGGCTATTGAGAAGAACGAAAAGGATTCGACATAATTGCTTCCATCTAAATAGCTCGGGCCCTCTCTTTATCCTTCGGAATGGGCTTTTAGTTAATAACAGTAATATCTAATTTTAGCTCGATAGCGGATCATATAGCCGCGTGGAAGAGTACATATATACTCTAGATCGAAAAGATCAGACTAGATACCGTCATCCTCGCCGCTTATGGGAGCAGGTAAGTTCTGGGCTATGCCACGGGCTCTCTGTCTGGTTCAGCCCTGTGCCCGGTCTTGAGGATTACACTATCCCACTATAAGCGGGACTATCTATATTGAGACTACAAAAATATATACGAGTGTATATCTACCCCTGGAAGTTGTATGATGACGATGAGAGCTAGAACCCTTACTACTACCTAATCGCTTAGTGAGGGTGATTACATCAAAGCCTAGTGAGCTTAATGTAATCCCCGCCTTAGAAGAAGAGGCTTTCAGCTATAATGGCTATATATTTTTCTATATAATGTCTTCTATTAGAATTGTAGTTAAATCTCTTTGATAACATCTTCAGGGGCTATTATCTCGACACCCTTTTCACGTGCCCTTAAGATGATCTCGTCGGGGTTTCTATCATCTATATACGGTGTTATAATGAATATCTTCGCAGGTTTCCTACCCATAACCATTTCATAGAGCTCGGCTTTTCTCTTAACATATATATAGTCACCCCTTCTAACGCTCGAGGTTATCTCAACAAGGATCAGGGTATCATTCCTTATTAGCACATCCATATCTATAGTTGATGGATGACCATAGACGTATCCATCCTTATCCATATATATCCATCTCTCAACCTTATAGCCAGTCTCTTTCAAGATAGATGCAACACCCTCTCTAAAGGCTTCCTCATTAAGGATACCCCACCTAGCTCCTAGAGCGTCAAGCCTTATCTGGACAAACCTCCTTAGTTCTTCTAGATCTTTCTTAGTTGCCATAGCCTCTAGATCTTTTTTCGTTGCCATGATCTTCTGTAACTCTTCTAGATCTTTCTTTGTAGCC
This region of Sulfolobales archaeon genomic DNA includes:
- a CDS encoding DUF3782 domain-containing protein → MELKEMVRKALREVLEEEPRLLLEILTSKPEVLQEALIRVAPWASILRSIRIIRRSMKDMATKKDLEELQKIMVTKKDLEELQKAMATKKDLEELQKIMATKKDLEAMATKKDLEELRRFVQIRLDALGARWGILNEEAFREGVASILKETGYKVERWIYMDKDGYVYGHPSTIDMDVLIRNDTLILVEITSSVRRGDYIYVKRKAELYEMVMGRKPAKIFIITPYIDDRNPDEIILRAREKGVEIIAPEDVIKEI